A single window of Marinobacter sp. LA51 DNA harbors:
- a CDS encoding sulfurtransferase, with amino-acid sequence MARFFAIILFLAGSLAHAETQPPALVDANWLNQNLGKDQLVVLDVRSGIDNGGDRSSFQQAHIPGSRYSSYTGDGWRESRDGVQGVLPPTASLERLIGSLGIGNDNTVVIVPAGTGATDFGSAARVYWTFRVLGHDQVTILNGGFAGWRAAGYEVVSGAGADFELANFEGALQADLIATLEEVEEARESQAQLVDARPSDYFRGETKSPAAKAPGTIPGAKNLPHHEFVGQQDEVWYLNADRITAQVNAAELDPNARTISFCNTGHWAATDWFVLSELAGFQEVALYDGSMSEWSQDSSRPIQVARKGLGKILNLFD; translated from the coding sequence ATGGCGCGTTTCTTCGCAATCATCCTTTTTCTGGCGGGGTCGCTGGCCCACGCCGAAACCCAGCCACCAGCTCTGGTAGACGCCAACTGGCTGAATCAGAATTTGGGAAAGGACCAGCTGGTGGTGCTGGATGTTCGTTCCGGTATCGACAATGGCGGTGATCGCAGCAGCTTTCAGCAGGCCCACATTCCCGGTTCCCGTTACAGCAGCTACACCGGCGATGGCTGGCGGGAGAGTCGTGACGGTGTGCAGGGGGTGTTGCCCCCGACCGCAAGCCTGGAGCGCCTGATTGGCAGCCTGGGTATCGGTAATGACAACACCGTGGTGATCGTGCCGGCCGGCACTGGAGCGACCGATTTCGGCAGTGCGGCCCGGGTCTACTGGACCTTCCGGGTGTTGGGTCATGATCAGGTCACCATTCTCAATGGCGGTTTCGCCGGCTGGCGTGCGGCCGGCTACGAGGTGGTCAGCGGAGCGGGCGCAGACTTTGAACTGGCGAACTTTGAGGGCGCCCTGCAGGCGGACCTGATTGCCACCCTGGAGGAAGTCGAAGAGGCACGGGAGTCCCAGGCCCAGCTGGTGGACGCGCGGCCATCGGATTATTTCCGGGGCGAGACCAAGTCGCCGGCAGCCAAGGCTCCGGGCACCATTCCCGGCGCCAAGAATCTGCCCCATCACGAGTTTGTTGGTCAGCAGGATGAGGTCTGGTACCTGAATGCCGATCGCATCACCGCCCAGGTGAATGCCGCCGAGCTGGACCCGAATGCCCGCACAATTTCCTTCTGCAACACCGGACACTGGGCCGCCACCGATTGGTTCGTGCTGAGTGAACTGGCCGGCTTCCAGGAAGTGGCCTTGTACGACGGCTCCATGTCGGAGTGGTCCCAGGACAGCAGTCGGCCGATTCAGGTAGCCCGTAAGGGCTTGGGTAAGATTCTGAACCTGTTTGACTGA
- a CDS encoding SDR family NAD(P)-dependent oxidoreductase: MNKVCVVIGVGPGNGEALVRRFCQEGYDVAMLARSKDFTERLAGQLSSAHAFVHDASDLEAAASVFARIEQQLGAVSVLLYNAGGGVFKSAEDASVDDFEANWRINVGGLVAAFQAVLPQLRQHDTASIVITSASAALRGRANTAPFASAKAAQRSLAQSMARQLGPERIHVANVIIDGVVDLPRTRQAMGDKPDDFFVQPAAVADAVWMLTQQAPSAWTFELDLRPFGETW, from the coding sequence ATGAACAAGGTTTGTGTGGTGATTGGTGTCGGCCCGGGCAATGGTGAAGCCCTGGTGCGCCGGTTCTGCCAGGAAGGCTATGACGTTGCCATGCTGGCGCGAAGCAAGGATTTTACCGAACGTCTGGCGGGGCAGTTGTCCAGTGCCCATGCTTTCGTCCACGACGCCAGCGATCTGGAAGCGGCGGCCTCGGTGTTTGCCCGGATCGAACAGCAACTGGGCGCTGTCTCAGTGTTGCTGTACAACGCCGGCGGTGGTGTGTTCAAGAGTGCCGAGGACGCCAGCGTAGACGACTTTGAAGCCAACTGGCGTATCAATGTCGGTGGCCTGGTCGCCGCCTTTCAGGCGGTGCTGCCCCAACTGCGCCAGCATGACACGGCGAGCATCGTGATCACCAGTGCGTCGGCGGCCTTGAGGGGGCGCGCCAATACTGCGCCGTTTGCGTCTGCCAAGGCGGCCCAACGCAGCCTCGCGCAATCGATGGCACGACAGCTAGGCCCCGAGCGCATCCATGTAGCTAACGTGATCATCGATGGCGTGGTGGATTTGCCGCGCACCCGCCAGGCCATGGGCGACAAACCGGACGACTTCTTCGTCCAACCCGCCGCCGTTGCCGATGCGGTGTGGATGCTGACCCAGCAGGCACCGTCGGCCTGGACCTTTGAGCTGGATCTGCGACCGTTCGGTGAGACCTGGTAG
- a CDS encoding amino acid ABC transporter permease — MGALDVDYMLGLVPVLLGYLPLTLQLASLGMVLALILACLFAVIRVQRIPVLNQFTVVFISFFRGTPLLVQLFLFYYGLPQLFSALTVIDGITATIMGLTMHFSAYMAESIRAAIVGVDRSQTEAALSIGMTNSQLMRRIILPQATRVALPTLMNYFIDMIKATSLAFTLGVTELMGATQKEASGSFLYFEAFIVAAIMYWIVVEMLSWLQGNLETRLNKAYSR, encoded by the coding sequence ATGGGCGCTCTCGACGTCGACTACATGCTCGGTCTGGTCCCCGTGCTACTGGGCTACCTGCCCCTGACCCTGCAGCTGGCGTCGCTGGGCATGGTGCTGGCGCTGATCCTGGCGTGCCTGTTTGCGGTCATTCGGGTGCAGCGGATTCCGGTGCTGAACCAGTTCACCGTGGTGTTCATTTCCTTTTTCCGCGGCACGCCGCTGCTGGTCCAGCTGTTCCTGTTCTACTACGGGTTGCCCCAGCTGTTCAGTGCGCTCACCGTCATCGACGGCATCACCGCCACCATCATGGGTCTAACCATGCATTTCTCGGCGTACATGGCCGAGTCCATCCGGGCCGCCATTGTCGGGGTGGATCGCAGTCAGACCGAAGCTGCACTGTCCATCGGCATGACCAACAGCCAACTGATGCGCCGGATCATCCTGCCGCAGGCTACCCGGGTCGCCCTGCCCACACTGATGAATTACTTCATCGACATGATCAAGGCGACGTCACTGGCCTTCACCCTGGGCGTCACCGAGCTGATGGGCGCCACCCAGAAAGAGGCGTCCGGCAGCTTCCTGTACTTCGAGGCCTTCATCGTGGCAGCGATCATGTACTGGATCGTGGTGGAGATGCTGTCCTGGCTGCAGGGTAATCTGGAAACCCGTCTGAACAAGGCCTATAGCCGATGA
- a CDS encoding amino acid ABC transporter substrate-binding protein, which translates to MKTLLASALVILSLVTTSVHAQDDTIRVGMSGQYFPFTFVEQDTLKGFEVDVMDAIAKEMGREVEYQTAAFSGLFGMLGAGRIDTVANQITITEERQRAYLFSEPYVYDGAQVVTKAGNEDINGVEDLKGKTVAVNLGSNFEALLRDLPYADEIDIKTYESNIERDTALGRVDAFVMDRVSASQIIKEKPLPLALAGPTFSQITNAYPFKDTERGRALRDEVNAALKTLRDNGTLKAISEDWFGTDITAP; encoded by the coding sequence ATGAAAACCCTGCTAGCTTCTGCACTGGTGATCCTGTCACTGGTAACGACTTCCGTTCATGCCCAGGACGACACCATCCGGGTCGGCATGTCTGGCCAGTACTTCCCATTCACGTTCGTTGAACAGGACACCCTGAAGGGCTTTGAAGTGGACGTTATGGACGCCATCGCGAAGGAAATGGGCCGTGAGGTCGAGTACCAGACCGCTGCCTTCTCCGGCCTGTTTGGCATGCTCGGCGCCGGCCGCATTGATACCGTGGCCAACCAGATCACCATTACCGAAGAACGCCAGCGGGCCTACCTGTTCAGCGAGCCGTACGTTTACGACGGTGCCCAGGTGGTCACCAAGGCCGGCAACGAAGATATCAACGGTGTGGAAGACCTCAAGGGCAAGACGGTTGCGGTTAACCTGGGCTCAAACTTCGAGGCGCTGCTGCGTGACCTGCCTTACGCTGACGAGATCGACATCAAGACTTACGAGAGCAACATCGAGCGCGATACCGCCCTGGGCCGGGTCGATGCCTTCGTGATGGACCGGGTCAGTGCCAGCCAGATCATCAAGGAAAAGCCGCTGCCGCTGGCACTGGCCGGACCAACCTTCTCCCAGATCACTAACGCCTACCCGTTCAAAGACACCGAGCGTGGCCGGGCCTTGCGGGATGAAGTGAACGCCGCCCTGAAAACACTGCGGGACAATGGCACCCTGAAAGCCATTTCCGAGGACTGGTTCGGCACCGACATCACCGCGCCCTAA
- a CDS encoding zf-HC2 domain-containing protein, with protein sequence MLMCRELAGIASDYIDGELSTGRRLSVQMHLMMCRHCRSFIGNLRASTELLRGHSSARVEQSVIDRINHCVTEALSHRPEAPDADPDSDR encoded by the coding sequence ATGCTAATGTGCCGCGAGCTGGCGGGGATTGCCAGCGACTACATAGACGGCGAATTGAGCACCGGCAGACGCCTGTCCGTGCAAATGCACCTGATGATGTGCCGCCACTGCCGCTCATTCATCGGCAATCTACGGGCGAGCACGGAACTGCTGCGGGGGCATTCGTCCGCGCGCGTTGAACAGTCAGTGATTGATCGCATCAACCATTGCGTCACTGAGGCCTTGAGCCACCGCCCCGAGGCTCCTGACGCAGACCCAGATTCGGACCGTTAA
- a CDS encoding DUF6969 family protein, whose product MTQKTLIKLQSPELTSISDQQIRTSLAAISEIRECYRVLEKGGLNIVGEVLRGQGPFYELDHYPKDDVFDAATASQYYYHAHRSDHDEHGHFHLFLRNSALPGEAEPVLGPVGKDRVAHLVAIAMDAWGFPTELFAVNRWVTDESWLGAASVIASLDRFNLDHAYPSWPVNRWLTAMVRCYRPQVEALLRHRDQVLAEDSGRSLADVLEDRRLEVTGTIPVDLDSWAAALTGEQQRRALSWLPSPEPALANKA is encoded by the coding sequence ATGACGCAGAAAACACTGATTAAGCTTCAGTCACCGGAGCTCACCAGCATCAGTGACCAGCAGATTCGAACCAGCCTGGCGGCGATCAGCGAGATTCGGGAATGCTACCGGGTGCTGGAAAAAGGCGGCCTGAACATCGTCGGAGAGGTGTTGCGGGGCCAGGGGCCGTTCTACGAACTGGATCACTACCCCAAGGACGATGTTTTCGATGCCGCTACGGCATCTCAGTACTACTACCATGCCCACCGCAGCGACCATGACGAGCATGGCCATTTCCATCTGTTTTTGCGGAATTCGGCGTTGCCCGGCGAGGCGGAGCCTGTGCTGGGCCCTGTGGGCAAGGATCGGGTCGCGCACCTGGTGGCGATCGCCATGGATGCCTGGGGGTTTCCTACCGAGTTGTTTGCGGTCAATCGCTGGGTTACCGATGAAAGCTGGCTCGGGGCTGCATCGGTAATTGCGTCGTTGGATCGGTTCAATCTTGACCACGCTTACCCGAGTTGGCCAGTCAATCGCTGGCTCACGGCGATGGTGCGTTGCTACCGACCCCAGGTCGAAGCGTTGCTGCGCCACCGTGACCAGGTGCTGGCCGAGGACAGCGGGCGATCACTGGCAGACGTTCTGGAAGATCGGCGGCTGGAAGTGACCGGCACCATTCCGGTGGATCTGGATAGCTGGGCGGCGGCGCTCACCGGGGAGCAACAGCGACGGGCCCTGTCCTGGTTGCCATCGCCTGAACCGGCATTGGCGAACAAGGCTTAA
- a CDS encoding amino acid ABC transporter ATP-binding protein, giving the protein MIELKGLRKQFGDAVVLDGIDLTIEKGEIVVIIGPSGTGKSTLLRCVNFLEQPTAGEITVGDLTVDVNRASKKNILSLRQQTAFVFQNYALFANKTALQNIAERLLVVDRWPKAKAYERAREILRRIGLEDKADAYPASMSGGQQQRVGIGRAMAAGAEVILFDEPTSSLDPEWVEEVLALMKQLAAERQTMMLVTHEMSFARDVADRVIFIDDGRIVEQGPPSEIFYHPKDPRTQDFLQKILATHQG; this is encoded by the coding sequence ATGATTGAACTCAAGGGGCTGCGCAAGCAGTTTGGCGATGCGGTGGTGCTCGACGGCATCGACCTGACCATCGAGAAAGGCGAGATCGTGGTGATTATCGGGCCCTCAGGCACCGGTAAGTCCACCTTGTTACGCTGCGTGAATTTCCTCGAACAGCCCACCGCTGGCGAGATCACCGTCGGCGATCTGACCGTGGACGTAAACCGGGCCAGTAAGAAGAACATCCTGTCGTTGCGTCAGCAGACCGCGTTCGTGTTTCAGAACTACGCTCTGTTTGCCAACAAGACCGCCCTGCAGAATATCGCCGAGCGGTTATTGGTGGTTGATCGCTGGCCGAAAGCCAAAGCTTACGAGCGGGCCCGGGAAATCTTGCGGCGCATTGGTTTGGAAGACAAAGCCGACGCCTACCCGGCGTCCATGTCCGGTGGTCAGCAGCAGCGCGTGGGCATTGGCCGGGCCATGGCGGCCGGCGCGGAAGTGATCCTGTTCGACGAACCCACCTCATCCCTCGACCCGGAATGGGTCGAAGAGGTACTGGCATTGATGAAGCAACTGGCGGCGGAACGCCAGACCATGATGCTGGTCACCCACGAGATGTCCTTCGCCCGCGACGTCGCCGACCGGGTGATCTTCATCGACGACGGGCGGATTGTGGAACAGGGCCCTCCGAGCGAGATTTTCTACCACCCGAAAGATCCCCGCACTCAGGACTTCCTGCAGAAAATTCTGGCGACGCACCAGGGCTGA
- a CDS encoding TVP38/TMEM64 family protein, producing MRHTQWVFRFSFLIFVGLLMAAIWLVLRQLGMPASLAPDALSQWLSQQDGLGMVLLMLLMVLAVVIGPIPTLPISATAGLVYGTAMGTAVAVAGALAGAIIAFYLARILGRELVRRKLDQNPVFSARGSQRFLFVAVLLTRLIPLFSFALISYAAGVTAISLWRYALATTLGMLPMTFVFAGLGHTFEFNPVLTVIAAAVILVVMSTLPLYLSRRPQSRLARWLQLDGQV from the coding sequence ATGCGCCACACCCAATGGGTTTTCCGTTTTTCCTTTCTGATCTTTGTCGGGCTCCTGATGGCTGCCATCTGGCTGGTATTGCGCCAGCTGGGCATGCCTGCCAGCCTGGCACCAGACGCGTTGTCCCAGTGGCTCAGTCAGCAGGATGGCTTGGGCATGGTGCTGCTGATGCTGCTGATGGTGCTGGCCGTAGTGATAGGCCCGATACCGACCCTGCCGATCAGCGCCACTGCCGGCCTGGTTTATGGCACTGCCATGGGCACCGCGGTTGCCGTAGCGGGCGCCCTGGCCGGAGCCATCATTGCGTTTTATCTGGCGCGAATCCTTGGGCGGGAACTGGTGCGGCGCAAGCTGGATCAGAACCCTGTGTTTTCAGCCCGCGGTTCCCAGCGTTTCCTGTTCGTTGCGGTGCTCCTAACCCGCCTGATACCGCTGTTTTCGTTTGCCCTGATCAGTTACGCCGCCGGCGTGACCGCCATCTCGCTCTGGCGCTACGCTCTAGCCACCACCCTGGGCATGCTGCCGATGACGTTTGTCTTCGCCGGGCTCGGCCATACCTTCGAATTCAACCCGGTACTGACTGTCATCGCTGCCGCTGTCATTCTGGTGGTTATGAGCACCCTGCCCCTGTATCTCAGTCGCCGCCCCCAGTCCCGGCTGGCGCGTTGGTTGCAACTGGACGGTCAGGTCTGA
- a CDS encoding DUF3179 domain-containing protein, with protein sequence MDTRTERLRGIPLWQWVWSAGLCLLLGPMELLAQQKNGFNLESALIPPEQIMRGGPPRDGIPAIQRPRFERPDGSQPWQPKDLMLTYDGAGVSRAFPIGILNWHEIVNLPNQVPPLVITFCPLCGTGIGFDPVVDGQHLTFGVSGLLYNSDLLMYDHQTESLWSQIEGRAVSGPMAGQELQHVPVRHERWQAWQARAADNGEVLSTDTGYGRDYRKSPYGNYEQSERIYFPVTQTSRKYHPKTWVLGWRHNGEAKAWPFPELAEHDGVLQDSVGGKPVTVHYDPDTPSAELRDEDGSLLPATRAFWFAWYTFHPDTGIFESN encoded by the coding sequence ATGGATACGAGAACGGAGCGGCTTCGCGGAATACCTCTCTGGCAATGGGTTTGGTCTGCCGGGCTGTGTCTGCTACTGGGACCGATGGAGTTGCTGGCCCAGCAGAAGAACGGCTTTAATCTGGAATCGGCACTGATTCCGCCGGAGCAGATTATGCGCGGGGGACCGCCCCGGGACGGTATCCCGGCGATACAGCGGCCCAGGTTTGAGCGCCCTGACGGCAGCCAGCCCTGGCAGCCCAAGGACCTGATGCTGACCTACGACGGTGCGGGCGTTAGCCGGGCTTTTCCGATTGGTATCCTGAACTGGCACGAGATCGTCAACCTGCCCAATCAGGTGCCGCCCCTGGTGATTACTTTCTGCCCGCTGTGCGGCACCGGCATTGGCTTTGATCCGGTGGTCGACGGCCAACACCTGACCTTTGGCGTTTCCGGTCTGCTCTACAACAGCGACCTTTTGATGTACGACCACCAGACCGAGTCCCTGTGGTCGCAGATTGAGGGGCGCGCGGTATCAGGCCCAATGGCAGGCCAGGAATTGCAGCACGTGCCGGTCCGGCACGAGCGCTGGCAGGCGTGGCAGGCGCGGGCTGCCGACAACGGGGAAGTGCTGTCGACCGACACCGGCTACGGCCGGGATTACCGAAAATCGCCCTACGGCAACTACGAGCAGTCGGAGCGGATCTATTTCCCGGTGACCCAGACCAGTCGCAAATACCACCCCAAAACCTGGGTGCTGGGCTGGCGTCACAACGGCGAGGCCAAGGCCTGGCCGTTTCCGGAGCTGGCCGAGCACGATGGCGTGCTGCAGGACTCCGTTGGTGGCAAGCCGGTCACCGTTCACTACGATCCGGATACCCCCTCTGCGGAACTCCGGGATGAAGATGGATCGCTGCTGCCCGCCACCCGGGCGTTCTGGTTCGCCTGGTACACCTTCCATCCGGACACCGGAATCTTCGAGAGCAATTAA
- a CDS encoding YeeE/YedE family protein translates to MTESAVAQPPSYSGRWQIDRFVVSTALAGVALLGGLIWLETAPFMVALFVIGTVLGIALYHGAFGFTAGWRNLVVHRKGAGMRAQLLLFGLSSLIMVPLLHSGQDGLIGAVAPVGTSLVVGSFLFGLGMQLGGGCGSGTLFTVGAGNIRMVITLVFFILGTVMGSIHLPWWLDQPGVDPISLVTPLGVSGAILAQWLGLGLIALWVNRIERKAHGSVERAALLWQAPSHGPVRTLLTGRWPFAWAILVLALGNALTLAIGGSPWSITFAFNVWGAKALEAVGVNMGQFEFWQWEYPAMALKDSVLTNIPSVMNFGLLLGAMLAAGLANRFNEASRNRPEPRQFYAAVVGGLLLGYGARLGFGCNIGALFSGIASASVHAWIWFACAFVGSLVGIRLRPWFRLPN, encoded by the coding sequence ATGACCGAATCCGCTGTTGCCCAGCCACCCTCGTATAGCGGCCGCTGGCAGATAGACCGTTTTGTCGTCAGCACTGCCCTGGCCGGTGTCGCCCTGTTGGGCGGGTTGATCTGGCTGGAAACTGCCCCATTCATGGTGGCGCTGTTTGTGATTGGCACCGTGCTGGGCATTGCCCTGTATCACGGTGCCTTCGGTTTTACCGCCGGCTGGCGCAACCTGGTGGTGCACCGCAAGGGCGCCGGTATGCGGGCACAGTTGCTGTTGTTTGGTTTGAGCTCCTTGATCATGGTGCCGCTGCTGCACAGTGGCCAGGACGGGTTGATTGGCGCGGTGGCGCCGGTGGGCACCTCCCTGGTGGTGGGCTCATTTCTATTTGGTCTGGGCATGCAGCTGGGCGGCGGCTGTGGTTCCGGCACGCTGTTTACTGTCGGCGCCGGTAATATCCGCATGGTGATCACCCTGGTGTTTTTCATCCTCGGCACGGTGATGGGCTCCATCCACCTGCCCTGGTGGCTGGACCAGCCCGGCGTGGATCCCATATCCCTGGTCACGCCCCTCGGCGTCAGCGGTGCGATTCTGGCCCAGTGGCTGGGCCTGGGGTTGATTGCGCTTTGGGTGAATCGCATCGAGCGTAAGGCCCATGGTTCGGTGGAGCGTGCAGCGTTGCTCTGGCAAGCGCCCAGTCACGGGCCAGTTCGAACACTGCTGACCGGGCGCTGGCCGTTTGCCTGGGCGATCCTGGTGCTGGCCCTGGGCAACGCCCTGACTCTGGCCATTGGCGGTTCGCCCTGGAGTATTACCTTTGCCTTTAACGTCTGGGGGGCCAAGGCATTGGAAGCCGTGGGTGTGAACATGGGCCAGTTCGAGTTCTGGCAGTGGGAGTACCCGGCCATGGCGCTGAAGGATTCGGTGTTGACCAACATCCCTTCGGTGATGAACTTTGGCTTGCTGCTGGGTGCCATGCTGGCGGCCGGCTTGGCCAACCGCTTCAATGAGGCCAGTCGCAATCGCCCGGAACCCCGGCAGTTCTATGCGGCCGTGGTGGGCGGTTTGTTGCTGGGTTATGGCGCCCGCCTGGGCTTCGGCTGCAACATTGGCGCTCTGTTCTCCGGTATCGCCTCGGCCAGCGTGCACGCCTGGATCTGGTTCGCCTGTGCCTTTGTTGGCTCGTTGGTAGGCATCCGCTTGCGGCCCTGGTTCCGCCTGCCAAACTGA
- a CDS encoding UDP-2,3-diacylglucosamine diphosphatase has translation MRDYRSVFISDVHLGTADCQAAYLLDFLNQVRCETLYLVGDIVDLIAMQKRVHLPPEHQAVVQRLMELAATGTRVVYVPGNHDEFFRKFCGQTIAGIELKHKVVHTTADGRRFMVCHGDQFDQVVRCSPLMLLVGDRAHGLLLRLNRWVNGLRRLQGKPYWSMAAWVKSRIGKARTFIRRFELAALTVAEKGHYDGFICGHIHSAGFLRSENGLYCNDGDWVEHCTALVEHGNGRLELLHWSESPTTLAWEPDAPNPEMSGDVRPALDHVPAGFVEQLNRLVS, from the coding sequence ATGCGAGACTACCGCAGCGTTTTTATTTCCGATGTGCATTTAGGCACCGCAGATTGCCAGGCGGCTTATCTGTTGGATTTCCTGAATCAGGTGCGTTGTGAAACCTTGTATCTGGTCGGCGATATCGTTGACCTGATCGCGATGCAGAAGCGGGTACATCTGCCGCCGGAGCATCAGGCCGTCGTGCAGCGGTTGATGGAACTTGCCGCCACCGGAACCCGAGTCGTGTATGTGCCCGGCAATCACGACGAATTCTTTCGTAAATTCTGTGGCCAGACCATCGCCGGCATAGAGCTCAAGCACAAGGTAGTGCACACCACCGCAGATGGTCGCCGGTTCATGGTCTGCCACGGCGATCAGTTTGATCAGGTGGTGCGTTGCAGTCCCCTCATGCTGCTGGTGGGGGATCGTGCCCATGGGTTGCTGCTTAGACTGAATCGCTGGGTCAATGGATTGCGGCGGCTGCAGGGCAAGCCCTACTGGTCGATGGCGGCCTGGGTTAAATCCCGCATTGGCAAGGCCCGGACCTTCATTCGTCGCTTCGAGCTGGCGGCGCTGACGGTGGCTGAAAAGGGCCATTACGACGGTTTTATTTGTGGTCATATCCATTCCGCTGGCTTTCTGCGCAGCGAAAACGGGTTGTATTGCAACGATGGTGACTGGGTGGAGCATTGTACGGCTCTGGTGGAGCATGGGAACGGTCGGCTGGAGTTGCTGCACTGGTCCGAATCCCCAACCACACTGGCCTGGGAGCCGGACGCTCCAAATCCTGAAATGTCTGGAGATGTCCGGCCAGCACTGGATCATGTGCCGGCCGGATTCGTGGAACAGCTCAATCGTCTAGTGAGTTAG
- a CDS encoding lipo-like protein produces the protein MGSILRWLSGWLAKYLTKQITEKSIPTSTYRQLEQALRPADVLLVEGDTRISVAIKYLTQSTWSHSALYLGPDAGLGQSNTGEPNVLIEADLEQGIRALPLSYYRHSHTRICRPVGLNSDDIQQLTGFALSRLGNTYDLKNVFDLARYLLPTPPVPTQYRHRLLAFGSGDPTRAICSTFLAEAFQQLRYPILPLIRMVPADDPDCADCTRVAYRVRHHSLFTPRDFDASPFFQIIKPTLTPDFDYHGLAWEDRLKHPPQTP, from the coding sequence ATGGGCAGCATTTTGCGCTGGCTGTCAGGTTGGCTTGCCAAGTACCTGACCAAGCAGATCACCGAGAAATCGATACCGACCTCCACCTATCGGCAGCTGGAGCAGGCATTGCGACCCGCTGATGTGCTTCTGGTGGAGGGCGACACCCGTATCAGCGTCGCGATCAAATACCTGACCCAATCCACCTGGTCTCACAGCGCCCTGTATCTGGGCCCCGATGCTGGCTTGGGCCAGAGCAACACTGGTGAGCCCAATGTCCTGATTGAAGCCGACCTGGAACAAGGCATTCGCGCGCTGCCGCTGTCGTACTATCGCCACAGCCATACCCGGATCTGCCGTCCGGTGGGTTTGAACAGTGACGACATTCAGCAACTGACCGGCTTTGCACTCAGTCGGCTCGGCAACACTTACGACCTCAAAAACGTTTTCGACCTGGCCCGGTACCTCTTACCCACACCGCCAGTGCCCACCCAGTACCGCCATCGGCTTCTGGCGTTCGGCAGTGGCGATCCGACTCGGGCGATCTGCTCCACCTTCCTGGCCGAAGCTTTCCAACAGCTACGCTACCCTATCCTGCCCCTGATCCGGATGGTGCCTGCCGACGACCCCGACTGCGCGGATTGTACCCGGGTCGCCTATCGAGTCCGACATCACTCCCTGTTCACACCCCGAGATTTCGATGCCTCGCCGTTTTTCCAGATAATCAAGCCGACTCTGACGCCAGACTTTGACTATCACGGACTGGCTTGGGAAGATCGCTTGAAACATCCCCCGCAAACGCCATAA
- a CDS encoding cytochrome c peroxidase, giving the protein MTKIHPLRQAIRASQQHRHSNWWSALLVTALLTGGGGVAAACNPCSPCKGKCGASQQCKAGCNPCAGKNPCAAKNPCASKNPCAVKNPCATKGCNPCAVKGCNPCATKGCNPCAAAGKCAAKPNPCAAKRVTRPAGYQPYEGNPCALVAMGKKLFNDTSLSSNGLACSTCHNNGAGYNATFAEAYPHSVAMARDVFGMGTVHLDEMVQICMVRPMATEPLPWDGEQLAALTAYMAKVQTELAANPCALKGGKCGACNPCAGKNPCATKNPCATKNPCAAKNPCASAQLKATAASAA; this is encoded by the coding sequence ATGACTAAAATCCACCCACTACGACAAGCGATTCGCGCCAGTCAGCAACACCGGCACAGCAACTGGTGGTCGGCGTTGCTGGTGACCGCCTTGCTGACCGGTGGCGGCGGTGTTGCAGCAGCCTGTAACCCGTGTTCGCCATGCAAGGGTAAATGCGGTGCGTCGCAGCAGTGTAAGGCAGGGTGCAACCCCTGCGCCGGAAAGAATCCCTGCGCGGCCAAGAATCCCTGCGCTAGCAAAAACCCATGCGCGGTGAAGAATCCGTGTGCCACTAAGGGCTGCAACCCCTGTGCGGTCAAGGGCTGTAACCCTTGTGCCACGAAAGGCTGTAATCCCTGTGCCGCGGCTGGCAAGTGCGCCGCCAAGCCAAATCCCTGCGCCGCCAAACGGGTAACGCGACCGGCCGGCTATCAGCCGTATGAGGGCAACCCTTGCGCCCTGGTGGCCATGGGTAAGAAGCTGTTCAACGACACCTCGCTGAGCAGCAACGGCCTGGCCTGCTCTACTTGCCACAACAACGGCGCCGGCTATAACGCCACCTTTGCCGAAGCCTATCCGCACTCGGTGGCCATGGCCCGGGATGTCTTTGGCATGGGAACCGTGCACCTCGACGAAATGGTCCAGATCTGCATGGTTCGCCCCATGGCCACGGAACCTTTGCCCTGGGACGGCGAGCAACTGGCGGCGTTAACGGCGTATATGGCCAAGGTACAGACTGAACTGGCGGCCAATCCCTGCGCCCTGAAAGGCGGTAAATGCGGTGCCTGCAACCCGTGTGCGGGCAAGAACCCTTGCGCCACGAAGAACCCGTGTGCCACCAAAAACCCGTGCGCGGCCAAGAATCCATGCGCATCGGCACAGCTGAAAGCCACGGCAGCATCGGCGGCTTGA